One genomic segment of Streptomyces niveus includes these proteins:
- the cofD gene encoding 2-phospho-L-lactate transferase yields the protein MRIVVLAGGIGGARFLRGLKQAAPDADITVIGNTGDDIHLFGLKVCPDLDTVMYTLGGGIDEEQGWGREDETFQVKAELAAYGVGPEWFGLGDRDFATHIVRTQMLGAGYPLSAVTEALCARWKPGVRLLPMSDDRVETHVAVDVPDSPTGERKAVHFQEYWVKMRASVEAHAVVPVGADQAKPAPGVLEAVAQADVILFPPSNPVVSIGTILAVPGIREAIADAGVPVVGLSPIVGDAPVRGMADKVLAAIGVESTATAVAQHYGSGLLDGWLVDTVDAAAVAGIEGAGIRSRAVPLMMTDLDATAAMAREALALAEEVRA from the coding sequence ATGCGCATTGTGGTTCTGGCCGGCGGTATCGGCGGTGCCCGTTTCCTGCGAGGCCTCAAGCAGGCCGCGCCGGACGCGGACATCACGGTGATCGGCAACACGGGTGACGACATCCATCTGTTCGGGCTGAAGGTCTGTCCGGACCTCGACACGGTGATGTACACCCTCGGGGGTGGCATCGATGAGGAGCAGGGCTGGGGACGTGAGGACGAGACGTTCCAGGTCAAGGCGGAGCTGGCGGCGTACGGCGTGGGGCCCGAGTGGTTCGGCCTCGGCGACCGCGACTTCGCCACCCATATCGTCCGCACGCAGATGCTCGGCGCCGGTTATCCCCTGAGCGCGGTGACCGAGGCGCTCTGCGCGCGCTGGAAGCCGGGAGTCCGGCTGCTGCCGATGTCCGACGACCGCGTCGAGACGCATGTCGCCGTCGATGTGCCGGACAGCCCCACGGGCGAGCGCAAGGCCGTGCACTTCCAGGAGTACTGGGTGAAGATGCGGGCCTCTGTGGAGGCGCACGCGGTCGTGCCCGTCGGCGCCGACCAGGCGAAGCCGGCGCCCGGTGTGCTGGAGGCCGTCGCCCAGGCCGACGTGATCCTCTTCCCGCCGTCCAACCCCGTCGTCAGCATCGGCACGATCCTTGCCGTGCCGGGGATCCGTGAGGCGATCGCCGACGCCGGGGTGCCGGTCGTCGGGCTCTCGCCCATCGTCGGGGACGCGCCGGTGCGCGGGATGGCCGACAAGGTCCTCGCGGCGATCGGCGTCGAGTCGACGGCCACCGCCGTGGCGCAGCACTACGGCTCGGGGCTGCTGGACGGCTGGCTGGTCGACACCGTGGACGCGGCGGCCGTCGCCGGGATCGAGGGCGCGGGAATCCGCAGCCGGGCCGTACCACTGATGATGACCGATCTGGACGCGACGGCAGCGATGGCGCGTGAGGCGCTGGCGCTGGCCGAGGAGGTGCGGGCGTGA